One Alteromonas sp. KC3 DNA segment encodes these proteins:
- a CDS encoding cobalamin-binding protein, protein MISRLTLFVVQFFFLCIVNASSAAPDIHREAFDATNNTATANIENAAKHTESPLPKDYKIVSLAPHLTEWVYSLGLDKHLVAVSDYSDFPKEATLLPRVADYQGADIASIVALQPNLVLAWDGGNKPQDMNKLVALGLNVFKSRITTIDDIATEITRLANLTHTQSKAKELTAHFSTTLDELRIRYKSTAPTSVFYYSWTAPLMSIGSNAWANQLLKVCGAQTTFIDSPVDYPQVSVKDVLIRQPKVLVAASKSSKDELEIFWQPHREHLSAPLIVVNPDVTSRFSLRIINELKILCKGINENA, encoded by the coding sequence TTTTTATGCATAGTGAATGCATCTAGCGCAGCGCCTGATATTCATCGCGAAGCCTTTGATGCAACAAACAATACCGCCACGGCTAATATCGAAAACGCAGCGAAACACACTGAATCACCGTTACCAAAAGACTATAAAATAGTGAGCCTTGCCCCCCACCTTACCGAGTGGGTATACAGTTTAGGGCTCGATAAGCATTTAGTTGCAGTAAGTGATTACAGTGACTTTCCAAAGGAAGCAACGCTCCTTCCTCGCGTGGCTGATTATCAAGGTGCAGATATAGCGAGCATAGTTGCACTACAGCCCAATTTAGTTCTTGCTTGGGATGGCGGTAATAAGCCTCAGGATATGAACAAACTTGTTGCACTAGGGCTCAATGTTTTTAAAAGCAGAATTACCACTATTGACGATATTGCAACGGAAATAACTCGTCTTGCGAACCTGACTCACACTCAGTCAAAAGCAAAGGAGTTAACCGCGCATTTCAGTACTACGCTTGACGAACTACGAATACGGTATAAATCGACTGCGCCCACATCGGTATTTTATTACTCGTGGACCGCACCGCTAATGTCAATTGGTTCGAATGCGTGGGCAAATCAATTGCTTAAAGTCTGCGGTGCGCAAACCACCTTTATTGATAGCCCTGTCGATTATCCGCAAGTTTCCGTCAAAGATGTCCTCATTAGGCAACCCAAGGTACTGGTTGCAGCAAGTAAATCATCAAAAGATGAATTGGAAATATTCTGGCAACCCCATCGCGAACACCTTTCTGCCCCACTTATTGTAGTAAACCCAGATGTTACAAGCCGCTTCTCACTTCGTATAATTAATGAACTAAAAATATTGTGCAAAGGTATAAACGAAAACGCATAA